The nucleotide window TTGTCATCTCTTCTATATCAAAAGCGCGGAGGGTCTCCGTGCGAACATTTCCCATAGAGCCTAGGGTGAAGCTCATAGCAGCAGCCACTTCATCATTGGGTGCTTCAAACACATGGACGATGTCGTATCTTCCAAAGGTCCAAAAAGTCTGCTTGATATGGACGCCTTTCTTTTTTGCCTTTTCCGAAAAGCTCTTTGCCCGCTTACAAGTATTCTTCAAGTTTCTTACACCCTCTTCGGTGAAGGATACCAAGGTAATATATCTCTGCATTATTTATCTCCTTTCAGTCGATCGTTATTATAGCATAGCAACACCCAGCCCGAA belongs to Candidatus Zixiibacteriota bacterium and includes:
- a CDS encoding GYD domain-containing protein — protein: MQRYITLVSFTEEGVRNLKNTCKRAKSFSEKAKKKGVHIKQTFWTFGRYDIVHVFEAPNDEVAAAMSFTLGSMGNVRTETLRAFDIEEMTSIVKDVHELQIDQGTLK